In the Streptomyces fradiae ATCC 10745 = DSM 40063 genome, one interval contains:
- a CDS encoding HD domain-containing protein, translating into MAAPLSPHPAHEELRLRWEETVRRARAGHPAEAGAEAGAEAGPGAGSGAGDGAVAGSGSAAAPPPARYADELLRRWAEPQRRYHTTDHLLAVLRRVDDLAGYADDLPAVQLAAWFHDAVYLPERDTNEERSARLAERALPELGVGPSRTAEAARLVRLTVTHDPAPGDRDGEVLCDADLAVLAGDPEAYAAYAAAVREEYGFVPDDAFRQGRAAVLRRLLTLPRLFRTPYGAEHWEPTARRNLATELGLLGG; encoded by the coding sequence ATGGCCGCCCCGCTGTCCCCGCACCCCGCCCACGAGGAACTGCGCCTGCGCTGGGAGGAGACCGTCCGCCGGGCGCGGGCCGGGCACCCCGCAGAAGCCGGTGCCGAAGCCGGTGCCGAGGCGGGTCCCGGGGCCGGGAGTGGAGCCGGTGACGGCGCCGTAGCCGGTTCCGGAAGCGCCGCCGCCCCGCCCCCCGCCCGGTACGCCGACGAGCTGCTGCGCCGGTGGGCGGAGCCCCAGCGCCGCTACCACACCACCGACCACCTCCTCGCCGTCCTGCGCCGCGTCGACGACCTGGCCGGTTACGCCGACGACCTCCCCGCCGTCCAGCTCGCCGCCTGGTTCCACGACGCGGTGTACCTGCCCGAGCGGGACACCAACGAGGAGCGCAGCGCCCGCCTCGCCGAGCGCGCCCTGCCCGAGCTGGGCGTCGGACCGTCCCGTACGGCCGAGGCCGCCCGGCTCGTCCGGCTCACCGTCACCCACGACCCGGCGCCCGGCGACCGCGACGGCGAGGTCCTGTGCGACGCCGACCTCGCCGTGCTGGCCGGAGACCCGGAGGCGTACGCGGCGTACGCGGCGGCCGTACGGGAGGAGTACGGCTTCGTGCCGGACGACGCGTTCCGCCAGGGCCGCGCGGCGGTGCTCCGCCGACTCCTCACCCTGCCGAGGCTGTTCCGCACCCCGTACGGCGCCGAGCACTGGGAGCCGACCGCCCGCCGCAACCTCGCGACGGAACTGGGGCTGCTGGGCGGGTAG